The following proteins are encoded in a genomic region of Streptomyces sp. NBC_01723:
- a CDS encoding Gfo/Idh/MocA family protein: MEIEDLTPFLESGSRAGIGIMGCADIAVRRALPAIGRSPFRLAAVASRSREKAEGVAGGAGCAAVEGYERLLEAPGVDAVYIPLPNSEHAKWARRALEAGKHVLLEKPAVPDEDSARDLVALAEERGLAVMENFAFLRHPQHAQARALVDGGAIGELRSFNGSFGIPPTDPGQIKYQAELGGGALWEVGCYPVRAAQEYLGASARVLGAALRFDAQLGVDVSGVALLGDDDGVSAHCSFGLSHGYRSTYDLWGSEGRLVLEWAFTPSVGARPVLRLEQKDRQTRILAAASDQFVGVFTAFHAAVADPAARAVHHGDLVRQARLMACIRARALVGAAG, encoded by the coding sequence GTGGAAATCGAAGATCTGACGCCCTTTCTCGAATCCGGGTCGAGGGCCGGTATCGGCATCATGGGGTGCGCCGACATCGCGGTGCGCCGGGCGCTGCCGGCGATCGGCCGCTCCCCGTTCCGTCTGGCGGCCGTCGCGAGCCGTTCCCGTGAGAAGGCTGAGGGTGTCGCGGGTGGCGCCGGCTGCGCGGCCGTCGAGGGGTACGAGCGGCTGCTGGAGGCGCCCGGTGTCGACGCGGTCTACATCCCGCTGCCGAACAGCGAGCACGCCAAGTGGGCGCGGCGGGCGCTCGAGGCGGGCAAGCACGTGCTGCTGGAAAAGCCCGCCGTGCCCGACGAGGACAGCGCCCGGGACCTGGTCGCGCTCGCCGAGGAGCGCGGGCTGGCCGTGATGGAGAACTTCGCGTTCCTGCGGCATCCCCAGCACGCGCAGGCGCGGGCCCTGGTGGACGGCGGGGCCATCGGTGAACTGCGGTCCTTCAACGGGTCGTTCGGGATCCCGCCGACCGATCCCGGCCAGATCAAGTACCAGGCGGAGCTGGGGGGCGGGGCGCTGTGGGAGGTGGGCTGCTATCCGGTGCGGGCGGCGCAGGAGTATCTCGGTGCGTCGGCGCGGGTGCTGGGGGCCGCGTTGCGGTTCGACGCGCAGCTGGGCGTGGACGTGTCCGGGGTAGCGCTGCTGGGTGACGACGACGGGGTCAGTGCGCACTGCTCGTTCGGTCTGTCCCACGGCTACCGCTCGACGTACGACCTGTGGGGCAGTGAGGGGCGGCTGGTGCTGGAGTGGGCGTTCACGCCCTCGGTCGGTGCCCGTCCGGTGCTGCGTCTGGAGCAGAAGGACCGTCAGACGCGGATCCTGGCCGCGGCCTCGGACCAGTTCGTCGGTGTGTTCACCGCGTTTCACGCGGCGGTGGCCGATCCGGCGGCGCGGGCGGTGCACCACGGTGATCTGGTGCGGCAGGCGCGGCTGATGGCCTGTATCCGCGCCCGCGCCCTGGTCGGGGCGGCCGGGTGA
- a CDS encoding dTDP-4-dehydrorhamnose 3,5-epimerase family protein encodes MLITEMTVPGAYRVEPEPLSDRRGHFFESVRADLLLAQTGWQFTVRQVNYSVSHRNTLRGIHGTTLPPGQAKFVTCVRGSALDIAVDLRVGSPTFGHYDVTHQSPQTGTAVYLPDGVGHAFLALSDDTCMSYLCSQEYVPGSMIDIDALDPALALPWNLTAPPIRSDKDAAAPTLAQAAAAGLLPTWQQCPPRPPAAARAGQ; translated from the coding sequence GTGCTGATAACGGAAATGACGGTCCCCGGCGCCTACCGCGTCGAACCCGAGCCCCTGAGCGACCGGCGGGGCCACTTCTTCGAATCCGTGCGGGCCGACCTGCTGCTGGCCCAGACCGGCTGGCAGTTCACGGTCCGCCAGGTCAACTACTCCGTCTCCCACCGCAACACCCTGCGCGGCATCCACGGAACCACCCTCCCGCCCGGACAGGCGAAGTTCGTCACCTGCGTGCGCGGCAGCGCCCTGGACATCGCCGTCGACCTCAGGGTGGGCTCACCGACGTTCGGCCACTACGACGTCACCCACCAGAGCCCGCAGACCGGGACGGCCGTCTACCTGCCCGACGGCGTCGGCCACGCCTTCCTCGCCCTGAGCGACGACACCTGCATGAGCTACCTGTGCTCCCAGGAGTACGTGCCGGGATCGATGATCGACATCGACGCGCTCGACCCGGCACTCGCCCTGCCCTGGAACCTCACCGCACCGCCCATCCGCTCGGACAAGGACGCCGCGGCACCCACCCTCGCCCAGGCGGCCGCGGCCGGCCTGCTGCCCACCTGGCAGCAGTGCCCGCCGCGCCCGCCCGCCGCGGCACGGGCCGGACAGTAG
- a CDS encoding sulfotransferase family protein gives MLKLINAGLGRTGTTSLKVALDRLGLGPCFHMFDIVGDTDRLRQWERIVCDGDRPDWAAVFDGYGSAVDGPCAVHYRPISQAFPDAKVVLTVRDPDSWYRSTHDTLYQFALRSTANPPEPGSPQARLFRITNTMVWDGLFGGRFADKDHAVDVYHRHNEEVVRTLGADNVLVYDVRQGWEPLCDFLGVDTPREAFPRTNDTASMRQRIARAAGAAAAPAAG, from the coding sequence GTGCTCAAGCTCATCAACGCCGGCCTGGGCAGGACCGGCACGACCTCACTGAAGGTGGCCCTGGACCGGCTCGGTCTCGGCCCCTGCTTCCACATGTTCGACATCGTCGGCGACACCGACCGGCTGCGGCAGTGGGAACGCATCGTCTGCGACGGCGACAGGCCCGACTGGGCCGCCGTCTTCGACGGCTACGGCTCCGCGGTCGACGGCCCCTGCGCCGTCCACTACCGGCCCATCAGCCAGGCGTTCCCCGACGCCAAGGTGGTCCTGACGGTCCGTGACCCCGACAGCTGGTACCGCAGCACCCACGACACCCTCTACCAGTTCGCCCTGCGCAGCACGGCGAACCCGCCCGAGCCCGGCAGCCCGCAGGCACGCCTGTTCCGCATCACCAACACCATGGTCTGGGACGGACTGTTCGGCGGCCGCTTCGCCGACAAAGACCACGCCGTCGACGTCTACCACCGGCACAACGAGGAGGTCGTACGCACCCTGGGCGCGGACAACGTCCTCGTCTACGACGTGCGCCAGGGCTGGGAGCCGCTGTGCGACTTCCTGGGCGTCGACACCCCGCGCGAGGCGTTCCCGCGGACCAACGACACCGCCTCCATGCGGCAGCGGATCGCCCGGGCGGCCGGCGCCGCCGCGGCGCCGGCCGCCGGCTGA
- a CDS encoding carboxymuconolactone decarboxylase family protein produces the protein MTPRTENPSLVVPGALQPLLDLTEVIGRVGVPQTTLDLVRLRVSEINGRTYTFPDGPEHAAADERLPRVAGWRTETCFEDAERAALEMAEAVTLMTDPQDMASDEIWEKSAQYYTDEQLGALVMHIGLVNFWNRVNVATRQEAAAWR, from the coding sequence ATGACCCCACGGACGGAAAACCCCTCCCTGGTCGTTCCCGGCGCCCTGCAGCCCCTGCTCGACCTGACCGAGGTCATCGGCAGGGTCGGCGTGCCGCAGACCACCCTCGACCTGGTCCGGCTGCGCGTCAGCGAGATCAACGGCCGCACCTACACCTTCCCCGACGGCCCGGAGCACGCGGCGGCGGACGAGCGCCTGCCGCGGGTGGCCGGCTGGCGCACCGAGACCTGCTTCGAGGACGCCGAACGCGCCGCGCTGGAGATGGCCGAGGCCGTCACCCTGATGACCGACCCGCAGGACATGGCCTCCGACGAGATCTGGGAGAAGTCCGCCCAGTACTACACCGACGAGCAGCTCGGAGCGCTGGTCATGCACATCGGCCTGGTCAACTTCTGGAACCGGGTGAACGTCGCCACCCGCCAGGAAGCCGCGGCCTGGCGCTGA
- a CDS encoding methyltransferase, with the protein MSVLPEVRDQSDSYSLLHLIQGAVITQAISVAARLGIADVLADGPLSARDIAARVGSDTTATHRVLRALTGHGVFAVRPDGRYEQTPLSDKLREDATDSMRGFALLMNHPTLWEEWGHLIDTVETGEANLPKLRGMGALDFFHANPDYARVFFQAFGGLSVSETAPILAAYDFSGFGTVVDVIAGRGNLLAGILQQAPDTKGVLYDSEIATVDSPALFEAAGVADRLTIEHGGYLGTLPAGADAYLFKHIIHDFSEADAVTALRNAREAIAPGGKLLVVEYVVPENNEKHLGHTIDLWLMLMLGARERTRAQYAELFAQAGFELTRVVPTSAPISVIEGIPV; encoded by the coding sequence ATGTCCGTGCTGCCCGAGGTTCGTGACCAGTCCGACTCGTACTCACTGCTGCATCTCATCCAGGGCGCGGTGATCACCCAGGCGATTTCGGTCGCGGCCCGGCTCGGCATCGCGGACGTACTGGCCGACGGCCCGCTGTCCGCCCGGGACATCGCGGCCCGGGTCGGGTCCGACACCACGGCGACCCACCGCGTCCTGCGCGCGCTCACCGGCCACGGGGTGTTCGCCGTCCGCCCGGACGGCCGGTACGAGCAGACCCCGCTGTCCGACAAGCTCCGTGAGGACGCGACGGACTCGATGCGCGGCTTCGCCCTGCTGATGAACCACCCCACGCTGTGGGAGGAGTGGGGCCACCTGATCGACACCGTGGAGACCGGCGAGGCCAACCTGCCCAAGCTGCGCGGCATGGGCGCGCTGGACTTCTTCCACGCCAACCCCGACTACGCGCGGGTGTTCTTCCAGGCGTTCGGGGGGCTCTCGGTCTCGGAGACCGCCCCGATCCTGGCCGCCTACGACTTCTCCGGGTTCGGCACCGTCGTGGACGTCATCGCCGGCCGCGGCAACCTCCTGGCGGGCATCCTCCAGCAGGCGCCCGACACCAAGGGCGTGCTGTACGACTCCGAGATCGCGACCGTGGACTCGCCGGCGCTCTTCGAGGCCGCCGGGGTCGCGGACCGGCTCACCATCGAGCACGGCGGTTACCTCGGCACGCTGCCCGCTGGCGCCGACGCCTACCTGTTCAAGCACATCATCCACGACTTCTCCGAGGCCGACGCCGTCACGGCGCTGCGCAACGCGCGCGAGGCGATCGCCCCCGGCGGCAAGCTGCTCGTCGTGGAGTACGTGGTCCCGGAGAACAACGAGAAGCACCTCGGCCACACCATCGACCTCTGGCTGATGCTGATGCTCGGCGCCCGCGAACGCACCCGCGCCCAGTACGCCGAGCTGTTCGCCCAGGCCGGCTTCGAACTCACCCGGGTCGTTCCCACCAGCGCGCCGATCTCGGTCATCGAGGGCATCCCGGTCTGA
- a CDS encoding mycothiol-dependent nitroreductase Rv2466c family protein, which produces MRHDTPTTVDFWFDPTCPWAWLTSRWVLEVARQRPLEIRWHLMSLTVLNEGRTDLPERWHRDLALRLEPVRVCAAAEGKYGPGTLGRLYTELGTRFHLEQAPKERSTYAAALAAADLDPGLADAAFRDTCDDAVRASHQDAVDRVGTDVGTPVVAVGGVAFFGPVVSPTPLGEAATRLWDGVRAVAATDGFFELKRTRTGKPVLT; this is translated from the coding sequence TTGCGGCACGACACCCCGACCACGGTGGATTTCTGGTTCGACCCGACCTGCCCCTGGGCGTGGCTGACCTCCCGCTGGGTCCTCGAGGTCGCCCGGCAGCGGCCCCTGGAGATCCGCTGGCACCTGATGAGCCTGACCGTGCTCAACGAGGGGCGCACCGATCTGCCCGAGCGCTGGCACCGGGACCTGGCCCTGCGGCTGGAGCCGGTGCGGGTGTGCGCCGCCGCCGAAGGGAAGTACGGTCCCGGGACGCTGGGCCGGCTCTACACCGAACTCGGCACCCGCTTCCACCTGGAGCAGGCGCCCAAGGAGCGCTCCACCTACGCGGCGGCCCTGGCCGCCGCGGACCTCGATCCCGGCCTCGCCGACGCGGCCTTCCGCGACACCTGCGACGACGCGGTGCGTGCCTCGCACCAGGACGCCGTCGACCGGGTCGGTACCGATGTGGGCACGCCCGTCGTCGCGGTGGGGGGCGTCGCGTTCTTCGGCCCGGTGGTCTCCCCCACCCCGCTCGGTGAAGCGGCGACCCGGTTGTGGGACGGCGTACGCGCCGTGGCCGCGACCGACGGGTTCTTCGAACTCAAGCGCACCCGCACCGGGAAGCCGGTCCTCACCTGA
- a CDS encoding NmrA/HSCARG family protein: MALDRTILVLGGTGRQGGAVARELLRRGHTVHALVRDPAKAAARELQESGAVLVRGDMDDEASLTAAMRGVHGVFSVQTFRGPGGVEAEERQARAVADAAVRAGVRHFVYSSVGGADRDTRVPHFESKHRTEQYLRTLDLPTTVLRPVMFHDILLDIAPRPVEGELVLAMWLDPETPVQLIATADIGVFAADAFEDPDAWLGRVVEIAGDSLTGPQMAAAFESAAGVPVRYQRLPIEPLRSARPDLANMFDWFERDGYRADLEQLRRNRPGLVSLETWLAGSWTPPVTTAGR; the protein is encoded by the coding sequence GTGGCGCTTGACCGAACGATCCTGGTGCTGGGCGGTACCGGCCGGCAGGGCGGGGCGGTGGCCCGCGAACTGCTGCGGCGCGGGCACACCGTGCACGCCCTGGTCCGCGACCCCGCCAAGGCGGCGGCGAGGGAGCTTCAGGAGTCGGGCGCGGTCCTGGTCCGCGGGGACATGGACGACGAGGCGTCGCTGACGGCGGCGATGCGGGGCGTCCACGGGGTGTTCAGCGTCCAGACCTTCCGGGGCCCCGGCGGCGTCGAGGCCGAGGAGCGGCAGGCCAGGGCGGTGGCCGACGCCGCGGTACGGGCCGGGGTGCGGCACTTCGTCTACAGCTCGGTCGGCGGCGCGGACCGCGACACCCGGGTCCCGCACTTCGAGAGCAAGCACCGCACCGAGCAGTACCTGCGCACCCTCGACCTGCCGACGACGGTGCTGCGGCCGGTCATGTTCCACGACATCCTGCTCGACATCGCCCCGCGCCCCGTCGAGGGCGAGCTGGTGCTTGCCATGTGGCTGGACCCCGAGACCCCGGTACAGCTCATCGCCACCGCCGACATCGGCGTGTTCGCGGCCGACGCCTTCGAGGACCCGGACGCCTGGCTGGGCCGGGTGGTCGAGATCGCCGGCGACAGCCTGACCGGGCCGCAGATGGCCGCGGCGTTCGAGTCGGCCGCCGGCGTCCCGGTCCGCTACCAGCGGCTGCCGATCGAGCCGCTGCGCTCGGCCCGCCCCGACCTCGCCAACATGTTCGACTGGTTCGAGCGGGACGGATACCGCGCCGACCTCGAGCAACTGCGCCGCAACCGGCCCGGCCTCGTCTCCCTGGAGACCTGGCTGGCCGGCAGCTGGACGCCTCCCGTCACCACGGCGGGCCGCTGA
- a CDS encoding SDR family oxidoreductase gives MTGRRKEADVTVEKVALVTGANKGIGFAAARRLGERGIAVLVGSRNEVLGKQAADALAADGIAATPLRLDVTDPACVAEAAREIERRHGRLDILVNNAGTAGGFTGAPSEASAADLREVYETNVFGVVTVTGAMLPLLRRSPAGRVVNVSSHVGSLTLNCDPGSPLANVSMIAYQSSKTALNAVTVAYAKELRGTPVKVNAALPGVVATDLNRHRGRRTPAEGAEIVVRLALLDEEGPSGACLSDEGPVPW, from the coding sequence ATGACCGGCCGCAGAAAGGAAGCTGACGTGACGGTCGAGAAGGTCGCCCTGGTCACGGGGGCCAACAAGGGCATCGGTTTCGCCGCCGCACGGCGACTCGGTGAGCGGGGGATCGCCGTCCTCGTCGGCTCGCGCAACGAGGTGCTCGGCAAGCAGGCCGCCGACGCGCTGGCCGCCGACGGCATCGCCGCGACGCCGCTGCGGCTCGACGTGACGGACCCGGCCTGCGTGGCCGAGGCCGCCCGCGAGATCGAACGGCGCCACGGACGCCTGGACATCCTGGTGAACAACGCCGGTACCGCCGGCGGCTTCACCGGCGCACCGAGCGAGGCGAGCGCTGCCGATCTGCGGGAGGTCTACGAGACCAACGTCTTCGGCGTGGTCACGGTGACCGGCGCGATGCTGCCGCTGCTGCGCCGCTCCCCGGCCGGGCGAGTCGTCAACGTGTCCAGCCACGTGGGGTCGTTGACCCTGAACTGCGACCCCGGCTCCCCGCTGGCGAACGTCAGCATGATCGCCTACCAGTCCTCGAAGACCGCCCTGAACGCGGTCACCGTCGCGTACGCGAAGGAGCTGCGGGGGACCCCGGTCAAGGTCAACGCCGCCCTGCCCGGAGTGGTGGCCACCGACCTCAACCGCCACCGCGGTCGCCGCACGCCCGCGGAAGGGGCCGAGATCGTGGTCCGGCTCGCCCTGCTGGACGAGGAGGGCCCGTCGGGCGCGTGCCTGTCGGACGAGGGGCCCGTCCCCTGGTGA
- a CDS encoding FAD-dependent monooxygenase produces the protein MKKTDVIVVGAGPAGLMLAGELRLGGADVAVYDRLPAPAGESRALGFNRRAAESLGQRGLLERLGEFRWGPMGHFGGVRFDLGMLDEDHSGVLGLSQARTEQALGGWLADLGVPVLRGREVTALRPTPEGVVVSYTGPDGPGEESAGYVAGCDGAGSTVRALAGIPTRDWEPTRGMYTAEISGVTPRPRPIGERLPGGRMVVCTPLGAGRCRVVVHDPGLPARPEPGALTFSQVADAWRRLTGESIDDADCQWLWACGNSAALASEYRRGRVFLVGDAAHEIPPLAAWGLSAGLQDAVNLGWKLAAAVRGWAPEGLLDTYHAERHPVGEQLIRNARAASKLYLGDEAMDPVREVVGELLAHRDAAEQAAGVVSGLGVRYDLAKGEHPLLGRRMPPEHTLALPDGTRARVAELLRTGRGLLLTTDDTAAHTARHHTDRVDIVTATAAGTAATTPDTVLVRPDGYVAWTAPGTTDDLGQALERWFGAATPQYADR, from the coding sequence ATGAAGAAGACTGACGTCATAGTGGTCGGTGCGGGGCCGGCCGGCCTGATGCTGGCCGGAGAGCTCCGCCTGGGCGGAGCGGACGTGGCCGTCTACGACCGGCTGCCCGCCCCGGCCGGGGAGTCTCGGGCACTCGGCTTCAACCGGCGGGCGGCCGAGTCGCTGGGGCAGCGCGGGCTGCTGGAGCGGCTGGGCGAGTTCCGGTGGGGCCCGATGGGCCACTTCGGCGGGGTCCGCTTCGACCTCGGCATGCTCGACGAGGACCACAGCGGGGTGCTGGGCCTGTCCCAGGCCAGGACCGAACAGGCGCTGGGCGGCTGGCTGGCCGACCTCGGCGTGCCGGTCCTGCGCGGCCGCGAGGTGACCGCTCTGCGGCCAACGCCCGAGGGTGTCGTGGTGTCCTACACCGGTCCCGACGGGCCCGGCGAGGAGAGCGCCGGGTATGTGGCCGGCTGCGACGGGGCGGGCAGCACCGTACGCGCGCTGGCCGGCATCCCCACCCGGGACTGGGAGCCCACCAGGGGCATGTACACCGCGGAGATCAGCGGTGTCACCCCGCGCCCCCGGCCGATCGGTGAACGGCTTCCCGGCGGCCGCATGGTGGTGTGCACCCCGCTGGGCGCGGGCCGCTGCCGCGTGGTCGTCCACGACCCCGGCCTGCCCGCCCGTCCGGAGCCGGGTGCGCTGACGTTCTCCCAGGTCGCCGACGCGTGGCGGCGGCTGACCGGCGAGTCGATCGACGACGCGGACTGCCAGTGGCTGTGGGCGTGCGGCAACTCCGCGGCGCTGGCCTCGGAGTACCGGCGCGGGCGGGTGTTCCTGGTGGGCGACGCGGCGCACGAGATCCCGCCGCTGGCCGCGTGGGGACTGAGCGCGGGACTGCAGGACGCGGTGAACCTGGGCTGGAAGCTGGCGGCGGCGGTCCGCGGGTGGGCCCCCGAGGGCCTGCTCGACACCTACCACGCCGAACGCCACCCCGTCGGCGAGCAGTTGATCCGCAACGCCCGCGCGGCGTCCAAGCTCTACCTCGGTGACGAGGCCATGGATCCGGTCCGCGAGGTGGTGGGCGAGCTGCTGGCCCACCGGGACGCCGCCGAGCAGGCCGCCGGAGTCGTGAGCGGTCTCGGTGTCCGCTACGACCTGGCCAAGGGCGAGCACCCGCTGCTCGGCCGGCGCATGCCCCCCGAGCACACCCTCGCCCTCCCCGACGGCACCCGCGCCCGCGTCGCCGAACTCCTGCGCACCGGACGCGGCCTGCTCCTGACCACCGACGACACCGCCGCACACACCGCACGCCACCACACCGACCGCGTCGACATCGTCACCGCAACCGCGGCCGGCACAGCGGCCACCACCCCCGACACCGTCCTCGTCCGCCCCGACGGCTACGTCGCCTGGACCGCACCCGGCACCACCGACGACCTCGGCCAGGCCCTCGAGCGCTGGTTCGGCGCCGCCACCCCGCAGTACGCCGACCGGTGA
- a CDS encoding FAD-dependent monooxygenase, producing the protein MARDVIVVGAGPVGLMTAGELKLGGVDVAVHESLPAPTRQSRGASFTRRTAECFDQRGLLGRLGATEPADSHFGGIPIDLGMLAEDHYGHRGVSQFRTERMLEDWVGELGVPVLRGREVTGLRQDDDGVLVSVDGPDGPAQERAAYLVGCDGGRSTVRKLAGIGFPGTDGRRGFLTADVTGIDTRKRRIGENLPGGSMVMAMDLENGVTRVVVHEAGTPPPRERGSLSFSDLADAWQRLTGESIHHGRCRWISCFTDASRAAAEYRRGRVFLAGDAAHVQPPAMAQGLSVGVQDAVNLGWKLAAAVRGWAPEGLLDTYHAERHPVGEQLARNARAAIELRLTGEDMDPVREVVGELLAHRDAAEYAAGMLSNLGVRYDLAKGEHPLLGRRMPPEHTLALPDGTRARVAELLRTGRGLLLTTDDTAAHTARHHTDRVDIVTATAAGTAATTPDTVLVRPDGYVAWTAPGTTDDLGQALERWFGAARTAL; encoded by the coding sequence ATGGCCAGGGATGTCATCGTCGTCGGGGCCGGCCCGGTCGGGCTGATGACGGCGGGCGAACTCAAGCTCGGCGGCGTGGACGTCGCCGTCCACGAGTCGCTGCCCGCCCCGACGCGCCAGTCGCGCGGCGCGAGCTTCACCAGGCGCACCGCCGAGTGCTTCGACCAGCGGGGCCTGCTCGGCCGTCTCGGCGCCACTGAGCCCGCCGACAGCCACTTCGGCGGCATCCCGATCGACCTCGGCATGCTGGCCGAGGACCACTACGGGCACCGGGGGGTCTCCCAGTTCCGCACCGAGCGCATGCTGGAGGACTGGGTGGGCGAACTCGGCGTACCGGTGCTGCGCGGCCGCGAGGTGACCGGTCTGCGGCAGGACGACGACGGCGTCCTGGTGAGCGTCGACGGACCCGACGGACCGGCCCAGGAGCGGGCCGCCTACCTCGTCGGCTGCGACGGCGGGCGCAGCACCGTCCGGAAACTGGCCGGGATCGGCTTCCCCGGCACCGACGGCCGGCGCGGTTTCCTCACGGCCGACGTCACCGGCATCGACACCCGCAAGCGGCGCATCGGCGAGAACCTGCCGGGCGGCAGCATGGTGATGGCGATGGACCTGGAGAACGGCGTGACCCGGGTCGTCGTCCACGAGGCCGGTACGCCGCCGCCGCGCGAGCGCGGCTCACTCTCCTTCTCCGACCTCGCCGACGCCTGGCAGCGGCTCACCGGCGAGTCCATCCACCACGGGCGGTGCCGCTGGATCAGCTGCTTCACCGACGCCTCGCGGGCCGCCGCCGAGTACCGGCGCGGGCGGGTGTTCCTGGCGGGCGACGCGGCGCACGTGCAGCCCCCGGCCATGGCGCAGGGGCTGAGCGTGGGCGTCCAGGACGCGGTGAACCTGGGCTGGAAGCTGGCGGCGGCGGTCCGCGGGTGGGCCCCCGAGGGCCTGCTCGACACCTACCACGCCGAGCGTCACCCCGTCGGCGAGCAGCTGGCGCGCAACGCCCGTGCGGCGATCGAACTGCGGCTCACCGGCGAGGACATGGACCCGGTCCGCGAGGTGGTGGGCGAGCTGCTGGCCCACCGGGACGCCGCCGAGTACGCGGCCGGCATGCTGAGCAACCTCGGTGTCCGCTACGACCTGGCCAAGGGCGAGCACCCGCTGCTCGGCCGGCGCATGCCCCCCGAGCACACCCTCGCCCTCCCCGACGGCACCCGCGCCCGCGTCGCCGAACTCCTGCGCACCGGACGCGGTCTGCTCCTGACCACCGACGACACCGCCGCACACACCGCACGCCACCACACCGACCGCGTCGACATCGTCACCGCAACCGCGGCCGGCACAGCGGCCACCACCCCCGACACCGTCCTCGTCCGCCCCGACGGCTACGTCGCCTGGACCGCACCCGGCACCACCGACGACCTCGGCCAGGCCCTCGAGCGCTGGTTCGGCGCCGCCCGCACGGCCCTCTAG
- the hemG gene encoding protoporphyrinogen oxidase, whose protein sequence is MAGTEQDQVSAKPHVVVIGGGIAGLAAAFRLRNEPVRVTVLEASSRLGGKLSVSEVAGVAVDEGAESLYANRRRTTGLIQDAGLGETIMSAGETASAIWSRGGIRRQPDRQFMGVPCDMDDLARSGVVSAEGVGRARQDLVLPSFDRVGDVSVADHVGGRFGQEVVDRLVEPFLAGVFSGRAADLSFEATLTPLAKASRAHVSLADAAGSLTPVLAEGQKPPPVRVATLDGGFGSLPPVLVRQVLAASPDASVRTDAPVRELTRVAGGWRLTVGSAAGAEHIDADAVVVAVPAGPAGRLLAGVPGTSAAVSAFGEVPYSSVAMVTLAYPRAAFPGGLSGRGYAGYRVPAVENRAVKEVTFTTVKWPHLAGEVEIVRCSIGRFGEEGLLQRDDAGLVALATAELAEATGVRGTPVATRVSRWQDALPQYTVGHFERVRRIRETVAAQPGLAVCGALYDGVGVGVCMASARQAADQVLAWVRQNAAAGPVAVAT, encoded by the coding sequence ATGGCTGGCACCGAACAGGATCAGGTGAGCGCAAAGCCCCATGTGGTCGTCATCGGGGGTGGTATCGCGGGACTGGCGGCGGCGTTCCGGCTCCGCAACGAGCCGGTGCGGGTGACGGTCCTGGAGGCGTCGTCCCGGCTCGGCGGGAAACTGTCGGTCTCCGAGGTGGCGGGGGTCGCGGTCGACGAGGGTGCCGAGTCCCTGTACGCCAACCGGCGCAGGACCACCGGGCTGATCCAGGACGCCGGGCTCGGCGAGACGATCATGTCGGCGGGCGAGACCGCGTCGGCGATCTGGTCCCGGGGCGGGATCCGGCGCCAGCCGGACCGTCAGTTCATGGGCGTGCCGTGCGACATGGACGACCTCGCCCGGTCCGGTGTCGTCTCCGCCGAGGGTGTCGGCCGGGCCCGGCAGGACCTCGTGCTGCCGTCCTTCGACCGGGTCGGCGACGTCTCGGTCGCGGACCACGTCGGCGGGCGCTTCGGCCAGGAGGTCGTGGACCGGCTCGTCGAACCTTTCCTCGCCGGGGTGTTCTCCGGCCGTGCCGCGGACCTGTCGTTCGAGGCCACGCTGACGCCGCTGGCCAAGGCGTCGCGCGCGCACGTCTCGCTCGCGGACGCGGCGGGCTCGCTGACGCCGGTGCTCGCCGAGGGGCAGAAGCCGCCGCCGGTGCGGGTGGCGACCCTGGACGGCGGATTCGGTTCGCTGCCCCCCGTGCTCGTACGCCAGGTGCTGGCGGCCTCGCCCGACGCGTCGGTGCGCACCGACGCTCCCGTCCGGGAGCTCACCCGGGTCGCGGGCGGCTGGCGCCTGACCGTGGGCTCGGCCGCCGGCGCGGAGCACATCGACGCCGACGCCGTCGTCGTCGCCGTTCCGGCCGGTCCCGCGGGCCGGCTGCTGGCCGGGGTCCCGGGCACCTCCGCGGCCGTCTCGGCGTTCGGGGAGGTGCCGTACTCGAGCGTGGCGATGGTGACGCTCGCCTATCCCCGCGCGGCGTTCCCCGGCGGGCTCTCCGGCCGCGGCTACGCCGGCTACCGGGTGCCCGCGGTGGAGAACAGGGCGGTCAAGGAGGTCACGTTCACCACGGTGAAGTGGCCGCACCTGGCCGGCGAGGTGGAGATCGTCCGCTGCTCGATCGGGCGGTTCGGCGAGGAGGGCCTGCTGCAGCGCGACGACGCCGGCCTGGTGGCGCTGGCGACGGCCGAGCTGGCCGAGGCCACCGGTGTCCGGGGCACCCCGGTGGCGACCCGGGTCAGCCGCTGGCAGGACGCCCTGCCGCAGTACACCGTCGGCCACTTCGAGCGGGTGCGGCGGATCCGGGAGACGGTGGCCGCCCAGCCCGGACTCGCGGTGTGCGGCGCCCTGTACGACGGTGTCGGCGTCGGCGTGTGCATGGCCTCCGCGCGCCAGGCCGCCGACCAGGTGCTGGCCTGGGTGAGGCAGAACGCCGCGGCCGGTCCGGTCGCGGTCGCAACCTGA